The Stenotrophomonas indicatrix DNA segment CGCCGCCCAGCCCTGAGCCACCAGGCCACGGGTGACGTCGATGAAGTCGTTGAACGTGTTCTGCTTGTGCAGCAGCTTGCCGTTCTCGTACCAGTCGCGGCCCATTTCCTGGCCGCCGCGGATGTGGGCGATGGCATACACCACGCCACGGTCGAGCAGGCTCACCGCCGTCTGGTTGAAGTACGGGTCCATCGACATGCCGTAGCTGCCGTAGGCGTACTGGAACAGCGCGCCGGTGCCGTCCTTCTTGTAGCCCTTGCGATAGACCAGCGACACCGGCACCTTCACCCCGTCGCGCGCGGTGATCCACACCCGGTCGGTCTCGTACTTCGAGGCGTCATAGCCGATCACCGGCTGCACCTTCAGCTGGCGGCGTTCACCCGTAGCGGTGTTCAGCTCGAACACCGTGGTCGGCGTGGTCATCGAGGTGTAGACGTAGCGCAGCCACGTGGTGTCAGCCTCGGTGTTGTCGCCCAGGCCCATCGAATAGGCCGGTTCGTCAGCCTTCACGTAGTCGTTGCGACCGTCCTTGAACAGCAGGCGGATGCGCTCCAGGCCTTCGGAACGTTCGGCGATGGCGGTGTAGGTATCGAACAGTTCGAAGCCTTCGATGAACACCGCATCGTCATGGGCGATCCAGTCCTTCCACTGCGCACGCGAGGTGGCGTCGGTCGGTGCGGTCACCAGCTTGAAGTTCTTCGCACCATCGTTGGTGCGGATCACCCAGCGGCCATCGTAGTGGTCGGCGTCGTACTCCACGTCACGCTGGCGCGGGGCGAGCACGGTGAACGTGGCCGGGTCGCTGGCCGGCGCGTAGCGCTCCTCGGAGGACACGGTGCTGTGCACGCCGATGGTGATGAAGCGATCGTCGCGGGTGCGGCCGATGCCCATGTAGAAGCTGTCGTCCTTTTCTTCGTAGACGACGGTGTCGGCGCTGGCCGGGGTGCCCAGCACGTGCTTCTTCACCCGCACGGTCAGCAGGGTTTCCGGATCGTTCTCGACATACAGCACGGTGCGGTTGTCGTCGGCCCAGACCAGGTCGCCGGAGGTGCCGGTGATCGTATCCGGCAGCACCGCGCCGGTGCGCAGGTCCTTGAAACGGATGACGTACTGGCGGCGACCCACGTCATCGTCGGCCCAGGCCAGCAGCTGGTTGTCCTGGCTGACCTCCATCGAGCCGACGCTGAAATAGCCCTTGCCGGCAGCCATCGTGTTGACGTTGAGCAGGACCTCTTCCGGCGCGTCCATGCTGGCCTTGCGGCGCGCGTGGATGGGATAGTCCTGGCCGGTCTCGTAGCGGCTGTAGTACCAGTAGCCGCGCTCGCGCGCCGGCACACTGGCATCGTCCTGCTTGATGCGGCCGACGATCTCGCCGTACAGCGCATCCTCCAACGGCTTCAGCGGTGCCAGCAGCTGGTCGGCGTAGGCGTTCTCGGCCTGCAGGTAGGCCAGCATGGCCTTGTCCTCGCGCTTGTCGTCGCGCAGCCAGTAATAGTCATCGTTGCGGGTCGCGCCGAACGGCGCCTTGACCACGTGCGGACGCTTCTCAACATCCGGCGGAACGGGCGGGGTGGCGGCGGTAGCGGTGCTGGTCATCAGGCTCGCAAGCAACAGGCAGAGAGTGGATTTCATGAAATAAGGCTCCAGGCGCTTCAATGCAATGGTCTTCGACGGGGTCAGATCCCTTTTCCCGAAAAGGGATCTGACCCCAATCGCGGAGAAGCGGCAACCCTGCGGATCGTCATGGTGCGCGGTTCCTGTTGGGGTCAGAGCCCTTTTGCATGCAAAAGGGATCCGACCCCGGCACCCGGCGTACCATGTGGGGCATGAGTACCCTGCCCCACACGCCGGGCTACAGCCGGCGCAGCCACGAAATCGCTCCCTTCCATGTGATGTCCCTGCTGGCCCGCGCTCAGGCGCTGGAACAGGCCGGTCACGATGTGATCCATCTGGAGATCGGCGAACCGGACTTCACCACCGCCGAACCGGTCGTGCGTGCCGGCCAGGCGGCACTGGCCGCCGGCCACACCCGCTACACCGCCGCACGCGGCCTGCCCGCCCTGCGCCAGGCGATCAGCGGCTTCTATCGCAGCCACTACGGCCTGGATATCGACCCCGAACGCATCCTGGTCACGCCGGGCGGGTCCGGCGCGCTGCTGCTGGCCAGCAGCCTGCTGGTCGACCCGGGCCGTCACTGGTTGCTGGCCGATCCCGGCTATCCGTGCAACCGCCACTTCCTGCGGCTGGTGGAAGGCGGCGCGCAGCTCGTTCCGGTGGGTCCCGAAACGGCCTACCAGCTGACCCCTTCACTGGTGCAGCAACACTGGAATGGCGACAGCGTTGGCGCACTGGTGGCATCGCCGGCCAATCCCACCGGCACCGTGCTGTCAGCCGATGAACTGGCGGCCCTCTCGGCTTCGCTACATGCGCGCGGCGGCCACCTGGTGGTTGACGAGATCTATCACGGCCTGACCTACGGCCTGGACGCAGCGAGCGTGCTGCAGGTCGATGACAGTGCCTTCGTGCTGAACAGCTTCTCCAAGTACTTCGGCATGACCGGCTGGCGACTGGGCTGGCTGGTGGCACCGCCGGCGGCAGTACCCGACCTGGAGAAGCTAGCGCAGAACCTGTACATCAGCGCCTCGAGCATCGCCCAGCATGCAGCCCTTGCCTGTTTCAGCGACGAGGCGATGGCGATCTTCGAGCAGCGCCGCCAGGCCTTCCAGCAGCGCCGCGACTTCCTGCTGCCGGCCCTGCGCGAACTGGGCTTCCGCATCGAAGTGGAGCCGCAGGGTGCGTTCTACCTGTACGCCGACGTCAGCGCGTTCACCGATGACGCGCAGGCGTTCTGTGCGCATTTCCTGGAGACCGAGCACGTGGCATTCACCCCGGGCCTGGATTTCGGCTTCCACCGATCGAACCAGCACGTGCGCCTGGCCTATACCCAGGAAGTGCCGCGGTTGCAGGACGCGGTGGACCGTATCGCGCGCGGGTTGAAAAGCTGGGGCGGGTCGCGCTGACGGTAGTGCCGGCCGCTGGCCGGCAACTGCAGCATCCTCGCATCCCTGGTTTGCCGGCCAGCGGCCGGCACTACCGGTCGAGAAAAACGCCGCCCTGGGGCGGCGTTTTCCGTTCTGCTTATTTACCGCCCAACCGCTCCCACAGGAAGCTGTAGGCCAGTGCGGACATGTGCGCAGCCTGCGCGTTGTTGGCCGCACCGCCATGACCGCCTTCGATGTTCTCGTAGTAGGTCACGTCCTTGCCGGCATCGATCATCTTCGCGGCCATCTTGCGGGCGTGGCCCGGATGTACGCGGTCATCGCGGGTGGAGGTGGTGAACAGCACCGGCGGGTAGCTCTTCTTCGCGTCGAACAGGTGGTACGGCGAGAAGGTCTTGATGAACTCCCAGTCGCTGGTGTCCGGGTTGCCGTACTCGGCCATCCACGAAGCGCCGGCCAGCAGGTGGCTGTAGCGCTTCATGTCCAGCAGCGGAACCTGCACCACCACCGCACCGAACAGCTCCGGGTACTGGGTCAGCATGTTGCCGGTGAGCAGGCCACCGTTGCTGCCACCCTGCACGCCCAGGTGCTTGGCAGAAGTGATCTTGCGGGTGACCAGGTCCTGGGCAACCGCAGCCATGTCTTCATAGGCCTTGTGACGGTTCTGCTTCAGCGCCGCCTGGTGCCAGCGCGGGCCGTACTCGCCACCACCACGGATGTTGGCGACCACGTACACGCCGCCCTTCTCCAGCCAGGCGCGGCCCATGCCACCGGAATACGCCGGGGTCAGCGAAATCTCGAAGCCACCGTAGCCGTACAGCAGGGTCGGGTTGGACCCATCGAGCTTCATCGCCTTGTCGTGCACCACGAAGTACGGCACGCGGGTGCCATCCTTGCTGGTGGCGAAGTGCTGTTCGATGACCTTGCCGTCGGCATCGAAGAACGCCGGCATGGTCTTCAGCACTTCCGGCGCCTTGCCGATGTCGGCGATGGCCAGGGTGGTCGGGGTCAGGTAGTCGGTGGCGGTCAACCACACTGCATCGCTGTCA contains these protein-coding regions:
- a CDS encoding S9 family peptidase; its protein translation is MKSTLCLLLASLMTSTATAATPPVPPDVEKRPHVVKAPFGATRNDDYYWLRDDKREDKAMLAYLQAENAYADQLLAPLKPLEDALYGEIVGRIKQDDASVPARERGYWYYSRYETGQDYPIHARRKASMDAPEEVLLNVNTMAAGKGYFSVGSMEVSQDNQLLAWADDDVGRRQYVIRFKDLRTGAVLPDTITGTSGDLVWADDNRTVLYVENDPETLLTVRVKKHVLGTPASADTVVYEEKDDSFYMGIGRTRDDRFITIGVHSTVSSEERYAPASDPATFTVLAPRQRDVEYDADHYDGRWVIRTNDGAKNFKLVTAPTDATSRAQWKDWIAHDDAVFIEGFELFDTYTAIAERSEGLERIRLLFKDGRNDYVKADEPAYSMGLGDNTEADTTWLRYVYTSMTTPTTVFELNTATGERRQLKVQPVIGYDASKYETDRVWITARDGVKVPVSLVYRKGYKKDGTGALFQYAYGSYGMSMDPYFNQTAVSLLDRGVVYAIAHIRGGQEMGRDWYENGKLLHKQNTFNDFIDVTRGLVAQGWAAKDRVAASGGSAGGLLMGAIANQAPQDYRVLVAQVPFVDVVTTMLDPTIPLTTNEYDEWGNPEQKPYYEYMLSYSPYDNVKKQAHPSLFVGTGLWDSQVQYWEPAKWVAKLRDDNTGHFPILFRTNMEAGHGGKSGRFQRYRELSESYAFVLQQLGIETPAAGAATE
- a CDS encoding pyridoxal phosphate-dependent aminotransferase, which gives rise to MSTLPHTPGYSRRSHEIAPFHVMSLLARAQALEQAGHDVIHLEIGEPDFTTAEPVVRAGQAALAAGHTRYTAARGLPALRQAISGFYRSHYGLDIDPERILVTPGGSGALLLASSLLVDPGRHWLLADPGYPCNRHFLRLVEGGAQLVPVGPETAYQLTPSLVQQHWNGDSVGALVASPANPTGTVLSADELAALSASLHARGGHLVVDEIYHGLTYGLDAASVLQVDDSAFVLNSFSKYFGMTGWRLGWLVAPPAAVPDLEKLAQNLYISASSIAQHAALACFSDEAMAIFEQRRQAFQQRRDFLLPALRELGFRIEVEPQGAFYLYADVSAFTDDAQAFCAHFLETEHVAFTPGLDFGFHRSNQHVRLAYTQEVPRLQDAVDRIARGLKSWGGSR